The following proteins are encoded in a genomic region of Gemmatimonadota bacterium:
- a CDS encoding SIS domain-containing protein: MEAFVENYIAQNLALLKSLDAGAIARIIAEFGKARDTRKRIYAIGNGGSASTASHFVNDMGKGASIGRETRFKTIPLTDNVEWMTALSNDLCYEDVYVEQLKNFAEPDDVLLAISGSGNSENVLRAVRYANDVGCVTIGFTGFEGGKLRELVQHCVVIPSDHMGRIEDMHLILQHMICYYFMEQ; this comes from the coding sequence ATGGAGGCTTTTGTCGAGAATTATATCGCGCAAAATTTGGCTTTGCTCAAGTCGCTGGATGCTGGGGCGATAGCCCGTATTATAGCTGAATTTGGCAAAGCGAGAGATACGCGCAAGAGAATTTATGCCATCGGGAATGGAGGTAGCGCGAGTACGGCGTCGCATTTTGTGAACGATATGGGCAAGGGGGCTTCAATTGGGCGCGAAACGCGTTTTAAGACGATTCCGCTGACGGATAATGTGGAATGGATGACGGCGTTGAGCAATGATTTGTGTTACGAAGATGTGTATGTCGAGCAATTGAAAAATTTTGCAGAGCCCGACGATGTTTTGCTGGCAATAAGTGGGAGTGGAAATTCAGAAAATGTGTTGCGGGCGGTGCGGTATGCCAACGATGTGGGCTGTGTTACTATTGGGTTTACGGGATTTGAAGGGGGTAAGCTCAGGGAACTCGTTCAACATTGTGTGGTGATTCCCTCTGACCATATGGGGCGCATCGAAGATATGCATCTTATTTTGCAACACATGATTTGTTATTATTTCATGGAACAGTGA
- a CDS encoding aminopeptidase, translating to MVRLFGFLLILAFGSEIGYLYQLLKGQVALLWRAESIEKVLEAGKLSPDQRAKLELVQTIRAFAQREIGLNTSENYTTYVDIGRGPVSWNLVVCPKDRLEPLEWSYPVVGTVPYRGYFDRAKAEEARDRYVAEGYDTYLRPVGAYSTLGWFSDPVLSSMLRYSEGNLVDLIIHELTHATVWIEGDVTFNESLASFVGETGALMWLQRKYGTDSEVVRRVLDERADGVVFRKFMRDIASRLDSLYQSDSPQKITLRQQIFDFARTEFHTLPLKTELYARFPSWELNNARMALYRVYRERTDVFARVYLMCDSNLKATVGVLRQCASTEDPGLWLEEWLRKNQDKDSL from the coding sequence ATGGTTCGACTATTTGGGTTTCTGCTCATTCTCGCGTTCGGATCCGAGATCGGGTATCTCTATCAGTTGCTCAAAGGGCAGGTCGCGCTTCTGTGGCGAGCAGAATCCATTGAAAAAGTGCTGGAGGCGGGAAAGCTTTCGCCCGATCAGCGCGCAAAATTGGAACTCGTGCAGACTATTCGCGCGTTTGCCCAACGCGAAATTGGTCTAAATACCTCGGAAAATTACACTACGTATGTCGATATCGGGCGCGGGCCGGTGTCGTGGAATCTCGTTGTTTGCCCCAAAGATCGCCTCGAACCGCTCGAGTGGTCTTACCCTGTTGTGGGCACTGTTCCCTACCGGGGATATTTTGATCGTGCAAAAGCCGAAGAAGCGCGCGATCGATATGTGGCTGAGGGGTATGATACATATTTGCGACCAGTGGGCGCATATAGCACGCTGGGGTGGTTTTCCGATCCGGTATTGAGCTCTATGTTGCGCTATTCCGAAGGCAATCTGGTCGATCTCATCATTCACGAGTTGACGCATGCAACGGTGTGGATTGAGGGGGATGTTACCTTTAATGAGAGTCTGGCGAGTTTTGTCGGTGAAACCGGGGCATTGATGTGGTTGCAGCGCAAATACGGCACAGATTCCGAAGTAGTGCGTCGGGTGCTTGACGAGCGTGCAGATGGTGTTGTTTTTCGCAAATTTATGCGCGATATTGCCTCCCGTCTCGATTCACTTTACCAGTCCGATTCTCCCCAGAAAATAACGCTCCGCCAGCAGATTTTCGATTTCGCACGCACAGAATTTCACACGCTCCCCCTTAAGACTGAGCTATATGCCCGCTTTCCTTCGTGGGAACTCAACAATGCGCGGATGGCGCTTTACCGGGTTTACCGGGAGCGCACGGATGTTTTTGCGCGCGTGTATCTGATGTGTGATAGTAATTTGAAAGCTACGGTTGGGGTTTTGCGCCAGTGTGCGAGCACAGAGGATCCGGGATTGTGGCTGGAGGAATGGTTGCGTAAAAATCAGGATAAGGATTCGCTATGA